CGAGGAGCAACGAAAGATCGTCGTCACGAGTCCTGCCGTCAAGGACGTGGTGACTACCCAGAAATACGTCTGCCAAATTCACTCGCGGCGTCACATTGAACTACGCGCCCTGGAAGGAGGGTACCTCGAACCCATCACGATTAAAGAGGGTCAGTCCGTAAAGCAGGGGGAAATCTTATTTAAGATCCTGCCCGTCTATTACAGGGCCGAATTGGACTCGGAGGTGGCTGAGGCACAGAGGGCGCAAATTGAGTACAGCAATACCAAGAGCTTGTACGACCGGCCAACGCCCGTAGTCTCCGAGCAAGAAGTGAAGCTGGCCAAAGCCAAACTGGACAGGGCCAACGCCAAGGTGGCTCTCGCGCGAGCCAAGCTGAACTTCACCGAAATCAAAGCGCCATTCGATGGCATCATCGACCGCCTCTACAACCAACAAGGTAGCCGCATTGCGGAAGGAGATATCCTCACGACCGTCTCGGATAACGACGTGATGTGGGTCTATTTCAATGTGCCCGAGGCCCGTTACTTGGAATACATGGCAGCCGATCATCGCGACAAATCGAACGAACAAATCGAATTGATGCTAGCCAATGGTGAAAAGTTTTCGCAAGTTGGCAAGATTGCCGCAATTGAGGCAGATTTCAACAACGAAACGGGGAATATCAAATTCCGCGCCGATTTTCCGAACCCAGACCACTTATTGCGTTATGGTCAGACGGGCACCGTGCTGATCCACCAAACGTTGAAGAACGCAATTGTGATCCCCCAGCGGGCGACCTTTGAGATTCTCGACAAGCGATACGTTTACGTCGTCGACAAGGACAACGTGATCCATCAGCGCGCGATCACGATTGCTCACGAAATGGACGACATCTTTGTCATCCAGAGCGGACTGGACGCCAAAGACAAGTTCGTGCTCGAAGGAGTCCGGCAGGTTCACGATGGAGAACACATCGAATACGAGTATCTTAAGCCGGAAAAGGTTCTTTCGAACATGAAATATCACGCGGAATAACGATTGCTTTTCGACGTTCCGCAAGGGCTGCCTCATCGATTTCCGAGCATGTTCACAAAAATCCTTCACCGGCCGGCATTGGCGATCGTGATCTCGATCGTCCTCTTGTTCCTGGGTTGGCTGGGGATCGAAACTTTGCCAATCGCGCAGTTTCCCAACATTGCGCCGCCGACCGTGATGGTGTCCATTGCCTATCCCGGCGCCAGTGCCAACGTTTTGGTCGATGCGGTATTGATTCCGCTGGAGCAATCGATCAACGGCGTCCAGAACATGCGTTACATGATCTCGTCGGCCACCAGCGCCGGCGAGGCAACGATTACAATCTATTTCGAGCCTGGAACGGACCCGAACATCAACGTTGTGAACGTGCAGAACCGGGTCAACATCATGCTAAGCCGACTGCCACCCTTGGTGGTGCGCGAGGGCATCCTCGTCAGCCAGGTCGTACCGAGCATGTTGATGTATCTGAATCTGTACAGCACGGATCCGCACACGGATCAGAAAGATCTGTTTAACTATGCCAATGTCTATGTCATGCCCGAACTCAAGCGGATCCAGGGCATGGGCATTCCCAGAAATCTCGGCAACCGCAATTTCGCAATGCGCATCTGGTTGAATCCCGAGCGCATGCGTGCCTACAACATCTCCGTGGAAGATGTCATGAAGGCCGTGGGGGAGCAGAGCATCATTGGATCCCCAGGCCGACTCGGTCAGGCCACGGGCATGATCTCGCAGTCGAAAGAGTACGTCCTGACCTATATCGGGCGATATAACAAGCCAGAGCAGTATGGCGAGATCATTCTGAGGGCGAAGCCGAACGGCGAAATCCTGCGGCTCAAAGACATCTGCGTGCCCCCTCAAGACCAGCCAGTGTACATCAAGTATGCAAAGGATGAGCACGGCGACGGTGGCGATGGAAAAGTGGCCGACAATACCAGCCCAACCACGACTCAGGAGAGCGAGCACGCGGATGGCGTCATCGGCAAAGAACTATCGTCGACTGCTAAAGATTTGCATCGGGACAAGACCAGCAGTAAAGCGATTCGCGCCGGCATCGAACTCGGCTCGGAGTTTTTCGACATTTACTCGGACGTCGATGGCCACCCCGCAGCATCCATCGTGCTCAAGCAGTCTCCGGGTTCCAACGCGGCCGAAGTGATTGAGAAAATCAAAACAAAGCTCGAGGAGATGAAAAAGTCATTTCCTCCAGGGATGGACTATGAAATCGCCTACGACGTCTCCAAGTTTGTGGACGCGTCCATCGAAAAGGTGCTGCATACCCTGCTCGAGGCGTTCATTTTGGTGTCGCTGGTGGTCTACATGTTCCTCGGCGATTTACGCTCGACGCTGATTCCGACGCTGGCGGTTCCGGTGTCGCTGGTCGGAGCTTTCTTTGTGTTACGTCTGATGGGGCTGTCGATCAACTTGATCACCCTGTTCGCAATGGTGCTTGCCATCGGCGTCGTGGTGGACGATGCGATCGTGTTGGTCGAAGCAGTCCACGCCAAGATGGCGGCTAAAAACCTATCGCCCTATCGCGCCAGCATGGAGGTGCTGCACGAAATCAGCGGCGCGATCATCGCCATCACACTGGTGATGACCGCCGTCTTCGTTCCAGTGACTTTCATCCCCGGGCCGGTTGGCACGTTTTACCGCCAGTTCGGCATCACCATGGCCTCGTCAATCATTCTCTCCGGTTTGGTCGCCCTGACGCTGACGCCCGTGCTCTGCGCAATGATTCTCAGGCCCCACACGCACACCCACGCCGACACGGACCATGAATCGGCCCACCAACCAGGCCACGAGCAGGGAAAGAAGCGGCGCGGATTTCAGACTATTTTGGTTTATCTTTTCGTCGGATTGCCGATCTTGGCGGCAATCACTTATCTCGCCTACATCTTGTGGGGTGCTGTCGGATTCTTGCTGATTCTTGTGCCTTTTGTACAGCGGCCTTTTAGCCGGGCCGTCGACATCGTCACAAATATTTATGGCGGAATTCTGCGGGGGATCGTCACGCGCCGCGTATTGACCCTGGCCGTCGTCGGTGGCTTTGCAGCCGCCATCGTTGTTGTCAACACGCAGATGGCTAGTGGCTTTATTCCAGGCGAGGATCAAGGCATTATCTACGCCGTCTTGCAGACGCCTCCCGGCTCGACGCTTGAGTACACGAACGCCAAATCGCAGCAGCTTGAAAAGATCGCTAAAGAGGTCGAAGGAGTCACCTCCGTCACCTCGGTCGCTGGTTACGAGGTGTTGACGGAGGGGCGCGGCTCCAACGCTGGGACTTGCATTATCAACCTGAAAAATTGGTCTCAACGCAAGCGGACCGCGCGCCAGATCATTGAGGAGCTCGAGGAAAAGTGCCGAGAGTTGAGCAACGTCAAGCTGGAGTTCTTTGAACCTCCGGCGGTTCCGGGTTTTGGCACCGCTGGTGGCTTCTCCTTGGTTCTGCTCGACAAGACCCAATCGAGCACCGCCGACTATAAGCGTTTGGGGGAAGTGAACGACGCGTTCATGGCCGCCGTATCCAAGTGCAAGGAAGTGAAGAACCTGTTCACTTTTTACGCCGCCAACTACCCACAGTACGAACTGATCATCGACAACAACGTAGCCATGCAAAAGGGCGTCTCGATCGAGGCGGCGCTGGATAACCTCAATATCTTGATTGGCAGCACTTACGAGCAAGGCTTCATTCTCTTCAACCAGTTCTATAAGGTTTACGTTCAGGCATGGCCGGAGTTCCGTCGGATGCCGGAGGATCTGGAGAACATGTTCGTCAAGAACGATAAGGGCGAAATGGTTCCCTACTCATCCTTCATGAAGATCCATAAGAAGCAGGGCTTGAACGAGATCACGCGATTCAACCTGTATCCGTGCGCCGTCATTCAAGGTGCTCCGGCTCCCGGCTATAGCACCGGTCAGGCTATCAAGGCAGTCGAGGAGATCGCCTCCGATCCGAATGTGGTGCCTCGCGGTTATGGCATCGACTGGGCCGGTCTTTCATACGACGAATCCAGAAAGGGGAACGAGGCGATTTATATCTTCTTAATCGTCGTCGCGTTCGTTTATTTGGTGTTGGTCGGTCAATACGAGAGTTTTCTCATTCCGTTGGCAGTGGTTCTATCGCTGCCAATCGGCGTTTTTGGATCCTTCTTCTTCCTGCAGGCGGTAGGACTGGCGAACGACGTATGGGCTCAGATTGGGCTAATCATGCTAGTTGGCCTCTTGGGAAAAAACGCGATTCTGATCGTCGAATTCGCGGTGCAACAACGGCGAGACGGCATGTCCATTAAGGAAGCCGCCATCGAAGGCGGAAAACTCCGCTTCCGGCCGATTCAGATGACCTCATTCGCATTTATCGCCGGTCTTATTCCGCTGGTCATTGCCACCGGGGCTGGCGCGATCGGAAACCGCACGATTGGCACGACGGGAGTCGGCGGGATGCTGATGGGAACCGTCATCGGGGTCTTGGTGATTCCGGGGCTCTACTACCTGTTCGCAAGGATTGCGGACGGACGCAAACTTATCAGGGATGAACATGATAACCCGCTTAGCGAGGTCTTCGAGCACGAAGGCACGTAAGAACTTCGCTTATTTAATAGCGATCGGCCTCAGCGCGCTGGTGTCTCTGCCAGGCTGCTGCCTTCCCAAACTTCGTGGGCCTGATCCGGCGGCGCCGCCGCCGGACACTTTTAACGGCGTTGCCTGCGCCGACAATTCCGCGCAGCTTTCGTGGATCGATTTTTTCAATAATGACCCGACGCTGGCCGGCTTGGTTGGCCAGGCGCTGGTTGGCAATCAAGAATTGAAGATCCTGACCGAAAAAGTCCAAATCGCCAACTACGAAGTGCTAGGGCGGAGCGGAGCCTATCTTCCTTTTGTCACACTGGGGGGGCGCGCGGGCCTCAGGAAACCTGGCCTTTACACAACCGAGGGGGAGGTTGAAGACCAACTTGATATCCTTCCCGGAAAGCCTTTTCCCAACCCGCTGCCCAATTTTCTAGTCGCTGCCGACGTTAGTTGGCAGGTGGATATCTGGAGAATGTTGCGAAACGCCAGGGATGCGGCCATGTATCGCTATCTGGGTACTGCCGATGGCCAGAACTATATCGTGACTCGCATGGTCGCCGAGGTGGCGGAGAATTATTACGAGTTGATGGCGCTCGACAACCGGATGGCGACGCTTGATTTGACGATCGATATTCAGCAGCGCAGCCTTGAGGTTGCCAAGCTCAACAAGGCGGCCGGTCGCGACACCGAATTGCCCGTCCAACGATTTCTTGCCGAGGTTCGCAAGAACCAGAGCGAAAAACTGATTATTCAACAAGATATCGTTCAGGTCGAAAACCGGATCAACTTCTTGCTCGGTCGGTTTCCGCAACGTGTCCAACGGGATTCATCAAAATTTCTCGAATTGAACCTTCGGGCCCTGGCGTTTGGGCTACCTGCGCAACTATTGCAAAACCGCGGCGACATCCGCCAAGCTGAGCGCGAGCTGCAGGCTGCCGGGCTCGATGTGAGGGTCGCACGGGCACGATTTTTTCCACAGTTGAACCTCAGCTCAGGCGTCGGCTGGGAGGCTTTCAATCCAAGATATTTATTCATTACTCCAGAATCGTTAATTTACAATGTCGCCGGCGATCTGGTGGGGCCGCTAATCAACCGGCGGGCAATCAAAGCCGATTACCTCACGGCGAACGCCAAACAATTGCAGGCCGTCTACGACTATCAGCGCACTGTTTTGAATGCGTTCACCGAGGTCGTCAATCGCATGGCCAAGGTGCAGAACTACAGTACGAGCATCGACATCAAGAGGCAGCAGTTGAGGGCCTTAGAGGAGTCGGTCACCATTGCGACCAGCCTCTTTCAGGCCGCCCATCCTGGTACCGAATACATTGATGTGCTACTTGCTCAACGCGACTTTATGGATGCCAGAATGGTATTGATCGACACCAAACAGCAGCAACTGGCGGCCATCATCAACGCTTATCAAGCCTTGGGCGGCGGCGGCCTGCCGCCCGGCGCGCTGCAATCGCCCGGCGCATTGCAGTCGTATGGCGCTCAGCTATTGTCGATATTCGGCCCCTGCAATTCATCGCCGCCGGCCGACGCCATGCCGCCGGCGCCGACCGAGACGGTTCCTCCCGGACAACCGGTCTTGCCTGAAGCAACGAGTGTACCGACTCCGCCCACTGCGCCAGCCGCGTCAGAGCCTGAACTCCCCGCGCCGGGCGACAAATCCACGCTGCTGCCAACTTCGGATGCGTCCACGGATGTCGACAGCGGCGGCGACATCAAGTTGCTGCCGCCAGTGAAAGGGCCAATCGAAAGAGTCCAGCAGGAGAAAAAGCCCGATCCCGATTGAGAGCAATTGCACTCCTTGCAACGATTAGGGAAAACCCACGCTGGTCGAACAAAGTTGCGCATTTCGAACCGGGTGACTGCCTGCTCGTCAAGCTCGATCACTGATGACTACCGCAGGTTTTCCGAACGGCACTTTATGAAAAACGGGACTTGAATTGATGTTCTCGCTGGACGACACCATTGTCGCGATCGCATCGGCCTCCGGTGGGGCGGGACGCGGGATCGTTCGGTTGAGCGGGCCGGATGTCGTGAGTATCGCGTCGCGATGCTTCAGTTCAGCCAATCGATCGGTAGAGCTGGGAAAAATCAGCATACCAACGGCTGTTGATGGCCAGATTTTCGTCGCCGCGCAGGCCGCGACGGACTGCGCAGCGCCAGCGAATAGCCTGCCGGTCACCCTATTTCTCTGGCCAACTGGTCGAAGCTATACGCGGCAACCGGTGGTTGAATTTCACACCATTGGTTCACCGCCGCTTCTCGACTGGTTATTGCAAAGGATGTGTGCATCCGGCGCACGATTGGCTCAGCCTGGCGAATTTACCTTACGAGCTTTCTTGGCTGGGCGCATTGATTTGACGCAAGCCGAAGCGGTCCTTGGCGTGATCGATGCCATCGATCGCCGACAACTCGATGCAGGATTGGCTCAATTAGCCGGCGGCTTGTCGGAACCCTTGCAAAAACTGCGCGACGATTTGTTGAATCTGTTAGCCGATTTAGAATCCGGCCTGGATTTTGCGGAAGAAGACATTCATTTGATCGAACGACACGAACTCGACGAGCGGCTTGCGAGCGCAGCCAGCCAGCTCGAATCGCTGTGGAATCAACTCGGCCAGCGAGTCGACGCAAACCAATCGTTGCGCGTGGCTCTCATCGGCGCGCCGAATGTCGGTAAAAGCAGCTTATTCAACGCGCTAGCTCAAGCCGACTCCGCCTTGGTATCGCCGACGGCTGGCACAACACGCGACTACCTGTCAGCGAATATCGTCTGCGATGGAATGGAAATCGAACTGATCGACACCGCTGGTGTTGATATGGATCCGATCCCTTCGCCTCTCGGTGCGGCCGCTCGACAAGCAGCGACCCTGCAACACTTGCGAGCCGATCTTCGCGTTCTGTGTCTCGACACGACCAGATCCATCAGCGATTGGGAGCAACAAACTTTGCGGCAACTAAACTTACTGGTGGCTTGGACCAAGTGTGATTTGGCCGGTCAGTCAGAGGACGGAATTATCACGAGGAGCCGAACGGGGTACGGCCTGAGCCAGCTTCGAGCGGCAATTGCCGGCGCGCTGTTGGCGAAGCCGGCCGAATCAAACGTGGTTGCTGCGACCGCCGCGCGAACACGCGAGAGTATCCGATTGGCCATCGATGCGATTGCCGAAGCGCGTCAATTGGCCGAAACCGCTGGAGAGGAGTTGATCGCCGTGCCGGTTCGTGCCGTACTCGAGGAACTCGGCAAGATCTGCGGAACGGTTTATACCGCAGATTTGCTCGATCGCATCTTCAGCCGATTCTGCCTTGGAAAATGATCGGTCGCAGCAGGACTTGTAAACACGAAGGGGCGATGTCCTGCGCGGGCGGCAATGCGATCGATCGTATCGTCGCGATCGCCAGCATTGCTGATCGCTTTCTACCACCGCGGTGCTATCGCTACTCTGACTTCTTGAATCTCCATGAGGTCGTTCGGTTGAGCCGTGCTACGAGCTTCCAATCAACACGCCCGCCAGAAAGACGACAGTGCCACCGACAATGACCTGCAGCACTGCGGCTACGAATTTTGTCTTCATGTAGCGGTGCCGAATCCATGCGATGGCCATTAGTTCAATTGCCACGACGATGCTGGCGACAAATACGGCGGTATCAAAGCGGTGGATCAGAAATGGCAAACTGTGGCCAACTCCGCCTAAGAACGTCATCAAGCCTTCAATCAGTCCGCGGAGTAGTGGCCGACCGCGGCCGGTGAGTGAGCCGTCGTCGGAAAACGCCTCGGCAATGCCCATACTAATGCCGGCCCCCAGCGAAGCCGCCATGCCGACTAAAAATGCCTTGTACGGTACGCGCGTAGCAAATGCCGCTGCAAAGATTGGCGCCAAGGTGGAAATGGAGCCATCCATCAGGCCCATTAAGCCGGGCTGCACAATTTCGAGTAGGAACTGCCGAGTGTCTTTTCGCTCGAGTGGGTGGATTTCACTCATAGTCAACGGGCCGGGCGGCAGAATGGGGATCTCAGGCGGAAGATTCGTTATATTCGCGACGGGTGAGAGTTGCGACAGTCCAGGTTGTAACCTAGAAATGTATGAAGAATTTTATCACCAACTTTCCACCCTTTCCGGTCACGTCCACCGTGGCGTGAGGAGAAATGCCATGCTCGACAAAGCCAAGCGCACCTCGACGTTTCTGATTATTCGCGGATTGCTTTCGCTGTTCTTTGGCGTGCTAGTGCTCGGATTGCCCGAAGGGCAAGTGGCGGCGGCGTTGATATGGGTGTTTGGAATTTATGCACTTGTCGAAGGGGCATTCGCGTGCGTTGGCGCTTTGCTCAGTACCGATACCTTTGACGATTGGGTGCTGCTGTTTCTGGCAGGCCTGCTTGGCATCATCATTGGCATTTTTGCATTGACCCAACCCGGCAAAGCGATCTTTATCATCGTCCTCTATATCGGTGTTCGGGCGTTGTTTACCGGGGTCTTGGAGGTTGCACTGGCCATCCGTCTCCGCAAACAAGTGCAAGGCGAATGGCTGATGATTCTGTCGGGAATCATATCGATCATTTTTGGCCTAGTGCTGCTGCGCTGCCCGGTGGAAGGCGTTCAACTCGTGGTGTTGCTCATCGGCATCTATGCCATCGCCATTGGCGCTATGCAGCTTGTGATGGCGGGCCAGATCCACCATTGGCTGCGGCGGATCGACGAACACAAGAAGGCGCTGACTGGAAAAACCGTCTAAAGCATCATTCCCGCCACTCGCAAGCCTGCCGACTGCGTCGGCAGTCGCTCTCATCGCATCGCGCGAAGAGGATTGTCGATCAACAATCACTAGCGGGCCGCAGCGGACAATGGGCGAGAACAAACTTCTTTTCGCCGCTCCCTTTGGCGAAGATTACCGAGGCTTTGCGCTTCGCGCCGCTACCGGAAATTGCGACGATTTTGCCGACGCCGTATTCCGGATGTGAGACGATCATCCCCTGGTGAAATACTTCCGGCGAGACATTGGACGCCATGCTTGTGGCTTTGACGTCTGCGGTCGAATCGCGACGAGCCGCCAATTCGGCCGCGGTTGTGAGCCTTGTGGCAAGGTCTATGTTGGTCGAATTGTTTGCCGCTGGCTGCCGGGGAGGAAATACCAGATCGTCATCGTGAAGATCGTCAACGGCGTCGTGCTCGTCATTGGGTTGGTGCCAGGTGGGAATGGCCGAACCGGTCGTTTGGGGCTGCTGAAAGTTGAGATCCTCTTGGGGCAGTTCGATCAGGAACGCGCTAGGGACGGTGGGGCGGAACTGGCCGCGGTAGTGGCGGTAGCAGGCACGGCTCAGGTGTAATTCTTCTTTCGCTCGCGTAATGGCAACGAACAGCAGGCGTCGTTCTTCTTCGAGCTGTTCCTCGTCGTTGCGGCTGCGTTCGTGCGGAAAAATGCCCTCTTCCAGCGCGATCAGAAACACCACCGGAAATTCTAATCCCTTGGCGGCGTGAACTGTCATCAGCGTCACGCGGTCGTCTTCAACCTCCCAGGCGTCGGTGTCGTTCACAAGCGCAGCTTGTTCGAGAAAGGACTCTAGCGCGCCGGGGCCAGGATGCGTTTCGTCGAATTCGCGAGCAGCGGTCAGCAATTCTTGCACATTTGCTAGCCGTTCCTGATCGTCTTCGTCTTCCGACAATTTCAAGAAATCTTGATAGCCCGATTCGTTGAGCACGCGACCGATCACCGCTTCGACCGGGTCGCCGGTGGCTAAATTCAGATGATCGAAGAGAGCGACGAACTTTGCCACGGCGACGGCAGCCCGCTTGTTCAACCCATTGACCACACCGGCGATGCGTGCGGCTTCTAGAATGCTGCTGCCATGCCGATCGGCGTGCTCTTGCAATTTGGCAATGGTGCTGCGGCCGATCCCGCGCGGCGGCGTATTAATGATCCGCACCAGGGCGACATTATCGCGTGGATTATTGAGCAGATGCAAATACGCCAGCACATCTTTGATTTCCTTACGCTGATAGAACTCCAGTCCGTTGACCATTTGATAGGGAACGCCAAACTCGCGAAGCGCGAATTCGAGCGCTCGCGAGAGCGCATTGGTGCGATAAAACACCGCAAAGTCGTTCAGCCGCCGCTTTCCCGCTCGCACCTCGGTTTCGATGTACTGGGCAATGCGTTCCGCTTCGTCCTTTTGCGACGGCTCGAACCGCAGCCCGATCGGGTTGCCTTCGGCGTTTTCAGTAAATAGCCCCTTTGCCTTGCGGCGCTTGTTGTGGGCAATGAGTTTATCAGCCAATCGCAAGATGCGTTGAGTGCTGCGATAGTTTTGTTCCAATCTGACAATCTTGACGCTGGGATAGTCGTGTTCGAAATCGAGAATGTTGTTCAGATTAGCGCCGCGCCAGCCGTAAATCGATTGGTCGGGATCGCCCGTGACTGCCAAGTTTGGATGATCGATCGACATTGCCCGCACAATTGTGTATTGAGCAAGATTCGTGTCTTGGTATTCGTCGACCAGAATGAATTTATATCGCTCGTCAAGACGTCGGCGGACTTCGGGATTCTCGCGCAGCAAAACGGCGATGTGCAGCAGCAAGTCGTCGAAATCGACCGCGCCGCTGGCGAGCAGCCGCTTTTGATAGGCGGGATAAACCTGAGCCACGATGGCTCCAATCGGACTTCCACGGCGCGGCTCATATTGCTCGGCGGTCACTAGGTTATTCTTGGCCCAACTGATCGCCGACTGCACGCGCTCGGGTGTCGTGTGCGTCAGGTCGAGATCAAGTTCATCGAGCGCATGCTTGAGAGCGCTCAGGCTGTCGGATGTATCATAAATCGAATAATTCTCGGGCAAGCCGACAAGCGGCGCATATTCTCGCAACAGACGGGCGCAATAGCGGTGAAACGTGCTCATCCATACCGACGCCATCGGAGCCAGCAGTCCAACTCGCCGCTTCATTTCGTCGGCCGCTTTGTTGGTGAAGGTGAGCGCGAGAATGTTTCGCGCTGGGATGCCATGTTCCAACAGATTTGCAATGCGGTGCGTGACCACACGCGTCTTGCCGCTGCCGGGGCCTGCCAGAATAAGCAGTGGTCCCTCGACATGGCCGACGGCTTCGAGTTGGGAGGCGGTTAGTTCTTCCGTAAGATGATGCACGGTTTTATCAGTCATCAGTTGTTGACGGTTTGCGCTTCCGTTGCTTTGTGTTCAATGGTGTTCAATGTCGATTCTTTGACTTTCCGTGTTCGTCATGAAGCAATTGGGGGCGACGCTTCTCGGAATTGCAACGGTGCATTCTTACCGCGTACGTAAAATTCTGGTAACTGGGGAATCCCTTCCTCAAATTGAATCATGTAAGCGGCATCTGGCGAAGGGATTCGCCTCCTAATCATTCACCTTCGATCAGTTCTTCCTGGACGGAGCAACTTCGCCAACGGACAATGGACCGCCGTCAATTGACCGCTTACAATCGACAATCCGCGATAGCAGTGCTAGCATTGGCCTCGAAATTTTATCCCCCATTTCCCGAGCGAATAGTTGGCGAACTGAGAAATTTCGTTATATTACTTCCTCAATCTGGCGTCGGTTCGAACTCACGGTGGGGTCGAGAGGCCAGAGAAACATCTGTC
This genomic interval from Pirellulales bacterium contains the following:
- a CDS encoding UvrD-helicase domain-containing protein; translation: MHHLTEELTASQLEAVGHVEGPLLILAGPGSGKTRVVTHRIANLLEHGIPARNILALTFTNKAADEMKRRVGLLAPMASVWMSTFHRYCARLLREYAPLVGLPENYSIYDTSDSLSALKHALDELDLDLTHTTPERVQSAISWAKNNLVTAEQYEPRRGSPIGAIVAQVYPAYQKRLLASGAVDFDDLLLHIAVLLRENPEVRRRLDERYKFILVDEYQDTNLAQYTIVRAMSIDHPNLAVTGDPDQSIYGWRGANLNNILDFEHDYPSVKIVRLEQNYRSTQRILRLADKLIAHNKRRKAKGLFTENAEGNPIGLRFEPSQKDEAERIAQYIETEVRAGKRRLNDFAVFYRTNALSRALEFALREFGVPYQMVNGLEFYQRKEIKDVLAYLHLLNNPRDNVALVRIINTPPRGIGRSTIAKLQEHADRHGSSILEAARIAGVVNGLNKRAAVAVAKFVALFDHLNLATGDPVEAVIGRVLNESGYQDFLKLSEDEDDQERLANVQELLTAAREFDETHPGPGALESFLEQAALVNDTDAWEVEDDRVTLMTVHAAKGLEFPVVFLIALEEGIFPHERSRNDEEQLEEERRLLFVAITRAKEELHLSRACYRHYRGQFRPTVPSAFLIELPQEDLNFQQPQTTGSAIPTWHQPNDEHDAVDDLHDDDLVFPPRQPAANNSTNIDLATRLTTAAELAARRDSTADVKATSMASNVSPEVFHQGMIVSHPEYGVGKIVAISGSGAKRKASVIFAKGSGEKKFVLAHCPLRPASDC